The genomic segment AATTAATACTTCATATATTCTTTTTGTTGATTAAATTGTGGATTCAATTGTTCGCTTACATGTCGTGCAAAACCACTACCAGCTTCATGATAAATATTAAATGCTGCATCTACACCTTGTTCAAGTAATCCATCAATTTGATCATTATAAGCTGCAATTGCAGCGGTTTGCCCTTGATAATTGCGTGATTGGAGTTGCTCTAAGGCAAACTGGTTACCTTGATGGTTTGGCATTGCCAATAAAACTAGCTTTACATGAGAGGTTGATAGAATACGTTCCCAAAAATCGGGGTCGGTGGCATCACCTGAAATAACATTCCGACCTAAATCTTGATGATGTTTTGCTGACTCTTCACGTAGTTCGATACCTAAAATTATATCGCCATACTTTTCTTTTAATTCATCATAAGCACCACTACCTATGCGACCCATACCAAGGATCAATATTTGAGCTCGTCCAGGGTTAATTAATTTATCCATTGGGTTTAAACGCTCTGCAGTATGTTCTTTTAACCAATGACGAGAGCGTTGATAAATGGTATGGCCAAAATTATTTAACGGAGCTGAGATAATAAAGGAAATCGAAACAGCAATGGCGATGGCGACTAAAGTATCAGCAGGTAGCCAGCCCATCTTAAATGCTAACCCCCCAACAATTAACCCAAACTCACTATAATTAAACAGAGTGAGGGAGGCGAGAAGAGAAGTTCGTACACGGAACTTGAATTTATTAATAATAATAAAATATAAAAGCCCTTTAATTGGCAGTAAGAGAATAAGTATAAGAGCTAAGCCTAAGCCTGATAGAGTTGGGGCTGCTGATAATCCTATATTTAAGAAAAAACAAATTAGCAATATTTCTTTTAAATTGAAAAGAGATTTGGATAACTCAGAGGCTTTGGAGTGACTCGCTAATAGCATCCCTAAAATAAGAGCCCCAAGATCTGGCTTCATTCCTACTAATTCAAAGGTTCCTGCTCCTGCTACAAGCGCTAAAAATATACCATAAAGCACCAGCATTTCGCCGTGGCCTGCCCAGTCTAATAATTTGAAAAATAAAGGTCTAAAAAATGGTAGGGCAAATAAAGCTAATGCAGTGATTTCAGGGATCTTTCCTGTTGATACAGTTAAAAATACAACAGCAAAGATATCTTGCATAACAAGAATACCAATAGCTAACGTACCGTATGTAGCGTTCATTTCTCCTTTTTCTTGTAATGCTTTTACTGCAAAGACTGTACTAGAAAAAGAGAGAGCAAAGCCAAATAAGACAAGTTGCGTTATGTCTATATCTGCAAGCATTGTGATCCCAAGATATTTGAGACCAAGAAGCGCAAAGGTAAAAAACAGCGTTGAGAATAAGTTATGTAACGTAGCACCTAACCAAATTTCTTTAGCAAGTAGAGTTTTTACATCTAGCTTTAAACCGATAGAGAAGAGAAGAAGGGTAACACCAAGATCAGCAAAGGTAGATAAAGCATCATTAGATTGGAAACCAAGGGCATGTAAACCAAACCCAGCGAGTAAAAAACCGACTAATGGTGGTAAATTTATTTTTAATGCAATAAAACCCATCACAAACGCTGCAATGATAAAGAGTAACTCCATATACTGTACTTCCCTGAAAGTAATCAAAAAAAAGAGCTGCAAAAGCAGCCCTTAGGATAACACGTTGAAACTTAATCGTGATTATTCATCAAGTAATTTTTGTAACAATACGCCATTAAGCATTGCTCGTTTAACCATAGAGAACGCACCAATGGTTGGTTGATCATGAAGCTCTGAAGCTACAATAGGAAGATCTTTATGGAAAGCTGTTAATGATTGATTTTTAATACAATTACGAATAGCTGCAAATAGGATTTTATCAGATTGAGTTATTGCTCCTGAGATAATAATCTTTTGAGGATTAAACAAGTTAATTGTCATTGCAATGGCTTTACCAAGTTGATTACCAACACGTAGTAATGTCTGCGTTGCTAATTCATCTCCATGGTTTGCGGCGTGACAAATATCAGCCATACAAATATCATTTACTTTAGAAAGGCTAGAAGGGTAGCCCTGTTGCAGTAAGCTATTCACTCTCGCGATAATCGCAGGGTTAGCAGCAACTGTTTCTAAGCAACCAAAGTTCCCACATTGGCATTTATCCCCAATAGGATCTATTTGGATATGACCAATTTCACCTACATTGCGGTTATGACCAAGAAAAACTTTGCCATTAACAATAATACCAGCACCAGTACCACGGTGAACGCTAACTAAAATAGAATCATAACAATCTTTTGATGCACCAAAGTAATGCTCAGCAAGAGCTAAACCTCGAACGTCGTTACCGACAAAACATTGTGTATTAAAGGTTTCTTTAATTACATCTGCTAATGCTAGTTTATCGATATCAGTATTTGGCATATATTCAACAACCCCAGTTTCAGGGTTTACTAAACCTGGGAGGGTAATGCCAATTGCAATTAGTTGCTTAATGGTATCTTTATTTCGAGTAATGAAAAGTTGAATTAATTGACTTAATCCATCCAATAATTCTTGTTGATGAGAATAATTGAACTCGTGATACTCAGAAGCTAATTCTTTTGTGGAAAGATCAAAAAGGCTTAATTGGATATAATCTCTGCCTAATCGAACTGCAATAGAGTGAAAAGGGTCCGTTTCAGTAGTCAAGGATATTGCTCTTCGACCACCAGTTGATGCTTGTTGCGCGACTTCTTTTATTAAGCCGCGCTCTAACAATTGACGGGTTATTTTGGTAACACTTGCCGGGGCAAGCTGACTAACATCGGCGATTTGAATTCGAGAAATCGGTCCTTTTTGGTCGATTAAACGATAAACAGCCGCACTGTTTAACTGTTTTACTAGATCTACATTACCAATTTGTCCGTCAGTCATATTAACTTTGCTCGTATTGTCCGTTAACAACAGTCGCTTTTACATTGAAGTCACGATCAAAAATAGCAAGGTTAGCTACCATGCCTTTCTTAATACGGCCAAGTTTGTTATCTACACCCATTGCTTGAGCAGGATATAGCGTAGCCATACGTAGTGCTTCGTCTAAAGCGATTCCAACGTGCTCAACTGTATTCTGAACTGCTTCAATCATAGTCAGAGCTGAGCCGCCTAATGTGCCATTTTCATCAACACATTTACCATCCTTGTAATATACTTTCTTACCAACAAAAATAAAGTATTCCATGTCTGCACCTGCAGGAGCTGTGGCATCGGTCACTAATACTAGCTTTTCTTTCTTTATTTTATGCGCAATACGGATGTTTGCGTAGTCAACGTGGAAGCCATCAGCAATGATGCCAGCATAGACATCTGGAGTATCGTAGATAGCACCAACAACACCTGGTTCACGGCCAACCATAGGTGTCATAGCGTTAAACAGGTGAGTAGCAAAAGTGATACCTGATTCAAAACCTTGGCGAGCTTCAGCATAAGTTGCGTTTGTGTGGCCGATAGATACAACAATTCCTGCTTTGTATAGGCGTTCAATGTGCTCTGGATCATTTAGTTCTGGAGCGAGTGTCACTTTAGCAATTAAATCAGCGTTATCACACATCAGTTGAATCATATCTGAATCAGAGTTACGGATATGATCAACACTGTGAATGCCTTTTTTCATCACATTTAAGTATGGGCCTTCAAGATGTAGACCTAGTGATTGGTTTTGGTATTTGTTGTGGTATTCACGAGCAGCTTCGATTGAAGCGCGCATATCTTCATCAGAAGAGGTGATTAACGTAGGCAAGAAGCTAGTACAACCAGACTTAAGGTTAGCTTCATGCATGATTTGCATTGTTTCTGCTGTGATTTCATCATTCAGCATCACGCCACCACAACCATTTAATTGTAGGTCAATAAAGCCTGGACTTAAGATTGCACCTTTTAAATCTTTTAATTCAATATCTTGAGGTAATTCAGAGTTAGGGCAGATAGTGCCAATCTCTGCTCCATTTATGATGACTGAATGATCCACAAGAACATCGGTACCAGTATAAACCTTACAGTTAGTTAGCGCATACATAGATTGAATCCTTTAATTATAATTTATAGTACAAAAAAATATTAATTTTTTGTTGAAATTTTTAAGCAAGTGAAAATAGAACTGCTTACTGAGCGGTACACTCAATTATTTAAATGTTTCGTTCAGTAATGACAAATTTAGGTGATGCATCCACCAAATATTATTCCTGATGCTCTATTCTTTCGAATGATAAAATAAGTTTTATGATCTCGCTAGCAAAAACCCCTAAATATTGCCTCTGCAGGTGATAATGATCACAATTACCTCGCTTTTAATTTGCGGGGCGAAATTAATCCCTTACACTTGGCCTAGTTAATAACGAGTAGCGAAATAAGTTTTTAGTGAACGAAATTACGTTATTCAAAAAAATCTAAAATCCTTATAGGGGGAATCTAAAGGTGAATATTTTAGGATATTTTCAAAAAGTAGGTAAAGCACTGATGGTACCAGTTGCTACACTACCTGCAGCAGCAATTTTAATGGGTATTGGTTACTGGATTGACCCAGTGGCTTGGGGCGGCAACAATGCACTAGCAGCGTTTTTAATTAAAGCTGGTGCGGCTATCATCGATAACATGTCAGTACTGTTCGCAGTTGGTGTTGCTTATGGTATGTCTAAAGATAAAGATGGTGCAGCAGCACTTTCTGGTTTTGTTGGTTTCCTTGTTGTAACAACACTTCTTGCACCTGGTGCAGTCGCTCAAATTCAAGGTATTGACCCTTCTGCAGTTCCTGCTGCATTTGGTAAAATCAATAACCAATTTGTTGGTATCCTAGTTGGTATCGTATCTGCTGAGATCTACAACCGTTTCTCTGCTGTTGAACTGCATAAAGCTCTTGCATTCTTCTCAGGTAAGCGTCTTGTACCTATCTTAACTTCTTTTGCAGGTATCTTAATTGCATTCGTACTAATGTACGTATGGCCTGCAATCTACGGTGGCCTTGTACATTTTGGTGAATCAATCCAAGGTATGGGTTCTGCGGGTGCTGGTATCTATGCATTCTTTAACCGTCTACTTATCCCTGTAGGTCTTCACCATGCACTTAACTCAGTGTTCTGGTTCGACGTTGCTGGTATTAACGACATCCCTAACTTCCTAGGTGGCGCTAAGTCTATCGCTGAAGGTACTGCAACTGTAGGTGTTACAGGTATGTACCAAGCTGGTTTCTTCCCAATCATGATGTTTGGTCTACCAGGTGCAGCACTAGCTATCTACCACACAGCTAAAGTTGAGAACAAAGAAAAAGTAGCATCAATCATGATTGCCGCAGGTTTCGCATCGTTCTTCACTGGTGTTACTGAACCACTTGAATTCTCATTCATGTTCCTTGCTCCTGCACTATACGTAGTTCACGCAGCATTAACAGGTATCTCAGTATTCATCGCAGCTTCAATGCAGTGGATTGCAGGTTTCGGTTTCTCAGCAGGTCTAGTAGATATGGTTCTTTCTACTCGTAACCCACTAGCTGTTAACTGGTACATGCTAATTATCCAAGGTATCGTATTCTTCGCAATCTACTACTTCATCTTCCGTGCTGTAATCGTTAAGTTCAATCTTAAGACTCCAGGCCGTGAAGACGACGATGAAGAAGAAAGTTCAGTTCGTGGTTCTAAAGAAACTGGTGAACTAGCTAAGCAATACCTTAAAGCTCTAGGTGGTCACGATAACCTAGAAAACATTGATGCTTGTATTACTCGTCTACGCTTAACTCTTAAAGACACTAGCGTAATCAGCGAGAAGCAACTGAAAGCACTAGGTGCAATGGGTGTAGTGAAACTTGGTTCAAACAATGTTCAAGTTATCCTTGGTCCTCTTGCTGAAATCGTAGCTGGCGAAATGAAAAAAATCCCAGCTTCTGAAGACCTAACAGCAGTTGCATTACCATAATTATTGAGTAAATTAACTCAAATGACTAAGCCGCTCTCTTTAGAGCGGCTTTTTTTATGTAAATAAAGCAACTATTTGATTCTATATATTGAGTATTGGCGCATAATTGTGGATCATAGGGCTATATGAACAATCTGTTCTTTTTGCAATTACTAATACCAATGAGGTGCTTTAGATGAGTGAAACTGAAACTCGTCCTACCAACTTTATCCGTCAAATTATTGATGAAGACCTAAAGTCAGGTAAACATTCCAGTGTCCATACTCGTTTCCCGCCAGAGCCGAACGGTTATCTGCATATCGGACACGCAAAATCTATCTGTTTAAACTTTGGTATTGCTCAAGATTACCAGGGACAGTGTAATCTACGTTTTGATGATACTAACCCTGAAAAAGAAGACATTGAATACGTTGAGTCGATCAAAAATGATGTTAAATGGTTAGGCTTTGATTGGAGTGGTGATATTCATTATTCTTCAAACTACTTTGATAAACTGTATGGTTACGCTGTAGAGCTAATTGAAAAAGGCCTAGCTTATGTTGATGAGTTAACGTCTGAACAAATGCGTGAGTACCGTGGTTCACTTAAAGAGCCAGGTAAAAACAGCCCATACCGTGATCGTAGTGTGGAAGATAACCTTGCTCTATTTGAGCAAATGCGTGATGGTAAATTTAAAGAAGGAACGATCTGTTTACGTGCAAAGATCGATATGGCTTCTTCTTTTATCGTAATGCGCGATCCAGTAATTTATCGTATTCGCTTCGCAACTCATCATCAAACAGGTGATAAGTGGTGTATCTATCCAATGTACGATTTTACTCATTGTATTTCGGATGCACTTGAAGGCATTACACACTCAATTTGTACATTAGAATTTCAAGATAACCGTCGTTTATACGATTGGGTCTTAGAAAATATTACGATTGATTGCCAACCACATCAGTATGAGTTTAGCCGTCTAAACTTAGAATACACGATCATGTCTAAGCGTAAGCTGAATGAACTAGTGACTGAAAAATTAGTAAATGGTTGGGACGATCCACGTATGCCTACTGTTTCTGGTTTACGTCGTCGTGGTTTTACAGCAGCATCTATTCGTGAATTCTGTAAGCGTATTGGTGTAACTAAGCAAGAAAATATGATCGAATTTGGTTCACTAGAATCTTGTATTCGTGATGACTTGAATGAAAATGCACCTCGTGCAATGGCAGTTCTTGAGCCTGTTAAAATCGTAATTGAAAACTACGAAGAAGGTAAAGTTGAGACACTTAGCGTAGCCAATCATCCTAACAAACCTGAAATGGGTAAGCGCGATGTACCATTCACTCGTGAAGTGTATATTGAACAAGATGACTTCCGTGAAGAAGCAAACAAAAAGTACAAGCGTTTGGTTCTTGGTAAAGAAGTTCGCCTACGTGGTGCTTATGTTATTCAAGCAAACCGTATTGAAAAAGACGAAGCGGGTAACATTACTACTATCTTCTGTAGCTATGATGCAGAAACACTAGGTAAAAACCCAGCAGATGGTCGTAAAGTGAAGGGCGTTATTCATTGGGTATCAGCAGAGAAAGCCATTCCTGCTGAAATCCGTTTATACGATCGTTTATTCAACGTGCCAAACCCTGCAGCTCTGGAAGATTTCTCAGAAAGCATTAATCCAGAGTCATTGATTACTAAGCATGGTTTTGTAGAACCAAGCTTAGCAACAGCAGAAGCAGAAGCTGGCTATCAGTTTGAGCGTACTGGTTACTTCTGTATTGACAATAAAGACTCTACACCAGAGGCTCTTGTTTTCAACCGTACAGTAGGCTTACGTGATACTTGGGAAGGTTAACCTTAACTAAGTAACAAATAATAAAAAACCAGCAGAAATGCTGGTTTTTTTATGACTATGATTTTCTAAAGTGGACGATTAACCTTTATGAGCTTCGTTATTATCAACGCAGTCACCAGTAATACAGTGGCCGTATAGATATAAACTGTGGTTCGTTAGTCGTACATTATATTTTTGAGCAATTTCTGTTTGACGATCTTCAATGATATCATCAGAGAATTCGATCACTTTACCGCAATCTAAGCAAACTAAATGGTCATGGTGATGCTGAGTTGCTAATTCAAATACAGATTTTCCGCCTTCAAAGTGATGACGAGTCACAATACCTGCATCATCAAATTGGTTTAATACGCGATATACAGTAGCAAGACCAATCTCTTCGCCAATATCTATTAATTTTTTATACAAATCTTCTGCACTGATGTGTTGGCAATCTGGTTGTTGAAGCACTTCTAAAATCTTCAGGCGTGGAAGAGTAACCTTTAAACCGGCTTTTTTTAGTGCTTGGTTGTTATCTGACATCGACTTTTCCTGTATTGACATTCTGCATCGATTTTTTGTGCAGTTTTAATAAGTTAATTATAGGGAACATTCAATCCAGTTGATACCTTATCTGTACGATCTCTTACAAAAAAATAGATGTTGATCTTTTGTTAATAAAACTATTATGATGAGGTCAGACCAGAATCAAGGATGATAAATATGTATAAGTACTTTACCCCAAAAATCGTAAGAAGGGCATTGAATATTTGGCCACCGTTTTGGGGCGCAGGGATATCTATCCAAACTATTGCGCCTGATTTTCAAGAAGTACGAGTGATATTAAAAGATCGCTTTTGGAATCGTAATGCAAATAGAAGCCAGTATGGAGGGAGTATTTTTTCTATGACAGATCCCGTGTTTTCGTTAATGTTAATGGGGATACTAAGAGAAGAGTACTTCGTATGGGATAAGCAGTCTGAAATAGATTTTATTTCACCAGGTACCAGTGATTTGAATGCACATTTTTTGATCTCAGATGAGAAAATTGAAGAAATTAAGCAGTTGACTGAGAGTGGAGAAAAATGCTTTCCGAAATTTGAAGTGTGTATCTATGATAAAAAAGGAAAGGTAGTAGCGCGAGTAAATAGAACTTTATATGTGAGGAAAAAACCAGAGTTTAGATAATGCTCTCTACTTTCTTAATTATAAAAGTAAGAAGAGAGCATCATAATGAGAATTAGTCTTCTAATTCTGCAAGACACATTTCTTCATGGATTTGTTTAACCCATGCAGTTACACGCTCTTCAGTAAGCTCTGGTTGACGATCTTCATCAATACAAAGACCTACAAAATTATCTTCATCAACTAGGGCTTTAGATGCTTCAAATTCATAGCCTTCAGTTGGCCAGTAACCAATTACAGTGCCGCCTTTTGCTTCAACGATGTCACGGATGTTACCCATAGCATCACAGAAGTATTCAGCGTAATCTTCTTGATCACCACAGCCAAAAATAGCAACAAGTTTAGTTGAGAAATCAATGCCTTCTAATTCAGGAAAGAAATCATCCCAATCACATTGAGCTTCACCGTAGTACCATGTAGGGATACCTAGAAGTAGAAGATCGAAGTTATCAATATCTTCTTTGC from the Aliivibrio wodanis genome contains:
- the fur gene encoding ferric uptake regulator protein; the protein is MSDNNQALKKAGLKVTLPRLKILEVLQQPDCQHISAEDLYKKLIDIGEEIGLATVYRVLNQFDDAGIVTRHHFEGGKSVFELATQHHHDHLVCLDCGKVIEFSDDIIEDRQTEIAQKYNVRLTNHSLYLYGHCITGDCVDNNEAHKG
- the nagA gene encoding N-acetylglucosamine-6-phosphate deacetylase, whose translation is MYALTNCKVYTGTDVLVDHSVIINGAEIGTICPNSELPQDIELKDLKGAILSPGFIDLQLNGCGGVMLNDEITAETMQIMHEANLKSGCTSFLPTLITSSDEDMRASIEAAREYHNKYQNQSLGLHLEGPYLNVMKKGIHSVDHIRNSDSDMIQLMCDNADLIAKVTLAPELNDPEHIERLYKAGIVVSIGHTNATYAEARQGFESGITFATHLFNAMTPMVGREPGVVGAIYDTPDVYAGIIADGFHVDYANIRIAHKIKKEKLVLVTDATAPAGADMEYFIFVGKKVYYKDGKCVDENGTLGGSALTMIEAVQNTVEHVGIALDEALRMATLYPAQAMGVDNKLGRIKKGMVANLAIFDRDFNVKATVVNGQYEQS
- the nagC gene encoding N-acetylglucosamine repressor — its product is MTDGQIGNVDLVKQLNSAAVYRLIDQKGPISRIQIADVSQLAPASVTKITRQLLERGLIKEVAQQASTGGRRAISLTTETDPFHSIAVRLGRDYIQLSLFDLSTKELASEYHEFNYSHQQELLDGLSQLIQLFITRNKDTIKQLIAIGITLPGLVNPETGVVEYMPNTDIDKLALADVIKETFNTQCFVGNDVRGLALAEHYFGASKDCYDSILVSVHRGTGAGIIVNGKVFLGHNRNVGEIGHIQIDPIGDKCQCGNFGCLETVAANPAIIARVNSLLQQGYPSSLSKVNDICMADICHAANHGDELATQTLLRVGNQLGKAIAMTINLFNPQKIIISGAITQSDKILFAAIRNCIKNQSLTAFHKDLPIVASELHDQPTIGAFSMVKRAMLNGVLLQKLLDE
- the glnS gene encoding glutaminyl-tRNA synthetase, with product MSETETRPTNFIRQIIDEDLKSGKHSSVHTRFPPEPNGYLHIGHAKSICLNFGIAQDYQGQCNLRFDDTNPEKEDIEYVESIKNDVKWLGFDWSGDIHYSSNYFDKLYGYAVELIEKGLAYVDELTSEQMREYRGSLKEPGKNSPYRDRSVEDNLALFEQMRDGKFKEGTICLRAKIDMASSFIVMRDPVIYRIRFATHHQTGDKWCIYPMYDFTHCISDALEGITHSICTLEFQDNRRLYDWVLENITIDCQPHQYEFSRLNLEYTIMSKRKLNELVTEKLVNGWDDPRMPTVSGLRRRGFTAASIREFCKRIGVTKQENMIEFGSLESCIRDDLNENAPRAMAVLEPVKIVIENYEEGKVETLSVANHPNKPEMGKRDVPFTREVYIEQDDFREEANKKYKRLVLGKEVRLRGAYVIQANRIEKDEAGNITTIFCSYDAETLGKNPADGRKVKGVIHWVSAEKAIPAEIRLYDRLFNVPNPAALEDFSESINPESLITKHGFVEPSLATAEAEAGYQFERTGYFCIDNKDSTPEALVFNRTVGLRDTWEG
- the nagE gene encoding PTS permease for N-acetylglucosamine and glucose, whose amino-acid sequence is MNILGYFQKVGKALMVPVATLPAAAILMGIGYWIDPVAWGGNNALAAFLIKAGAAIIDNMSVLFAVGVAYGMSKDKDGAAALSGFVGFLVVTTLLAPGAVAQIQGIDPSAVPAAFGKINNQFVGILVGIVSAEIYNRFSAVELHKALAFFSGKRLVPILTSFAGILIAFVLMYVWPAIYGGLVHFGESIQGMGSAGAGIYAFFNRLLIPVGLHHALNSVFWFDVAGINDIPNFLGGAKSIAEGTATVGVTGMYQAGFFPIMMFGLPGAALAIYHTAKVENKEKVASIMIAAGFASFFTGVTEPLEFSFMFLAPALYVVHAALTGISVFIAASMQWIAGFGFSAGLVDMVLSTRNPLAVNWYMLIIQGIVFFAIYYFIFRAVIVKFNLKTPGREDDDEEESSVRGSKETGELAKQYLKALGGHDNLENIDACITRLRLTLKDTSVISEKQLKALGAMGVVKLGSNNVQVILGPLAEIVAGEMKKIPASEDLTAVALP
- a CDS encoding sodium/hydrogen antiporter, whose translation is MELLFIIAAFVMGFIALKINLPPLVGFLLAGFGLHALGFQSNDALSTFADLGVTLLLFSIGLKLDVKTLLAKEIWLGATLHNLFSTLFFTFALLGLKYLGITMLADIDITQLVLFGFALSFSSTVFAVKALQEKGEMNATYGTLAIGILVMQDIFAVVFLTVSTGKIPEITALALFALPFFRPLFFKLLDWAGHGEMLVLYGIFLALVAGAGTFELVGMKPDLGALILGMLLASHSKASELSKSLFNLKEILLICFFLNIGLSAAPTLSGLGLALILILLLPIKGLLYFIIINKFKFRVRTSLLASLTLFNYSEFGLIVGGLAFKMGWLPADTLVAIAIAVSISFIISAPLNNFGHTIYQRSRHWLKEHTAERLNPMDKLINPGRAQILILGMGRIGSGAYDELKEKYGDIILGIELREESAKHHQDLGRNVISGDATDPDFWERILSTSHVKLVLLAMPNHQGNQFALEQLQSRNYQGQTAAIAAYNDQIDGLLEQGVDAAFNIYHEAGSGFARHVSEQLNPQFNQQKEYMKY
- the fldA gene encoding flavodoxin 1; its protein translation is MASVGLFFGSDTGNTEAVGKMIQKQLGKKLVHVQDIAKSSKEDIDNFDLLLLGIPTWYYGEAQCDWDDFFPELEGIDFSTKLVAIFGCGDQEDYAEYFCDAMGNIRDIVEAKGGTVIGYWPTEGYEFEASKALVDEDNFVGLCIDEDRQPELTEERVTAWVKQIHEEMCLAELED